In Erythrolamprus reginae isolate rEryReg1 chromosome 10, rEryReg1.hap1, whole genome shotgun sequence, one DNA window encodes the following:
- the GIT2 gene encoding ARF GTPase-activating protein GIT2 isoform X1 — MSTQGAVGRRAPRGPIEPSWASVNRGVLLCDECCSVHRSLGRHISQVRHLKHTPWPATLLQMVETLYNNGANSIWEHSLLDPASVMSGRRKANPQDKVHPNKAEFIRAKYQMLAFVHRLPCRDDDSVTAKDLSKQLHSSVRTGNLETCLRLLSLGAQANFFHPEKGNTPLHVAAKTGQVLQAELLAVYGADPGTPDSCGKTPVDYARQGGHHELAERLVEIQYELTDRLAFYLCGRKPDHKGRQHFIIPQMADSSLDVSALAKAAKKKLQLLNNHLFEELAMDVYDEVDRRETDAVWLATQNHSTLVTETTVVPFLPVNPEYSSTRNQGRQKLARFNAHEFATLVIDILGDAKRRQQGNPVPSATENVELVLKAVNSQQGLGGHDASDQPDYDSVASDEEGDLEGSSGKASRQKSLDSDLSDGPISAHEYLQVKKALVASEAKIQQLLKVNVNLSDELRTMQKKLQSLQSENSSLRRQGPPSAPPAPAVSEYADVPSARRPSLRSSRPMSMYETGSAQKPYLPLTEAPYPEEPLGPRLQLFHMCRLEKQSSLPEGDYDNTGPVLELEEAGLTRKSRHRSLLGPEGKDPQAHPRPPSFPSTEDVIRKTEQITKNIQELLRAAQESKHESYVPCSERIHLAVTEMAALFPKKPLSELVRTPLRLLTSSAFRLYSECAKALPPESCSTADVQLVTQQVIQCAYDIAKAAKQLVTITTKENAN, encoded by the exons ATGTCGACCCAGGGCGCCGTCGGCCGCCGCGCCCCTCGGGGACCAATCG AGCCGAGCTGGGCCTCCGTCAACCGCGGCGTCCTGCTGTGCGATGAGTGTTGCAGCGTCCACCGCAGCCTCGGCCGCCACATCTCCCAGGTGCGGCACCTGAAGCACACGCCCTGGCCCGCCACCCTCCTGCAG ATGGTGGAAACTTTATACAACAATGGTGCTAATTCCATCTGGGAGCACTCCCTGCTGGACCCGGCCTCGGTCATGAGTGGACGGCGCAAAGCAAACCCTCAGGACAAAGTGCA CCCCAACAAGGCGGAATTCATTCGGGCCAAATACCAGATGCTGGCCTTCGTCCACCGCTTGCCCTGCCGAGACGACGACAGCGTGACCGCCAAAGACCTCAGCAAG CAACTCCACTCCAGCGTCCGGACGGGCAACCTGGAGACCTGCTTGCGGCTCCTCTCGTTGGGCGCCCAGGCCAACTTCTTCCACCCG GAGAAGGGGAACACCCCACTCCACGTGGCAGCCAAGACGGGGCAGGTCCTGCAGGCGGAGTTGCTGGCCGTGTACGGAGCTGACCCCGGCACCCCAGACTCCTGCGGGAAGACCCCTGTGGATTACGCAAG GCAAGGAGGGCACCACGAGCTGGCCGAGCGCCTGGTGGAAATCCAGTACGAGCTGACCGACCGACTGGCGTTCTATCTCTGTGGCAGAAAACCAG ATCACAAAGGCAGGCAGCATTTTATCATACCTCAGATGGCAGACAG CAGCTTGGACGTCTCGGCCCTGGCCAAAGCAGCCAAGAAGAAGCTCCAGTTG ctGAACAATCACCTGTTCGAAGAGCTGGCCATGGACGTCTACGACGAGGTGGACAGGCGGGAGACGGATGCAG TGTGGCTGGCGACCCAGAACCACAGCACCCTGGTCACCGAGACCACCGTGGTCCCCTTCCTCCCGGTCAACCCGGAGTATTCCTCAACCAGGAACCAG GGCAGGCAGAAACTGGCCCGCTTCAACGCCCACGAGTTCGCCACGCTGGTCATCGACATCCTGGGGGACGCCAAACGGAGGCAGCAGGGGAACCCCGTCCCAAGTGCCACAG AAAACGTGGAGCTGGTCCTCAAGGCGGTCAACAGCCAGCAGGGCTTGGGGGGTCACGATGCCTCCGACCAGCCCGACTATGACAGCGTGGCCTCCGACGAAGAAGGCGACCTGGAAGGCAGTTCGGGGAAGGCCTCTCGGcagaag AGCCTGGACTCGGACCTGTCGGACGGCCCCATCTCGGCCCACGAATACCTGCAGGTGAAAAAGGCCCTGGTGGCTTCGGAGGCGAAAATCCAGCAGCTTTTGAAGGTGAACGTCAACTTGAGCGATGAGCTGAGGACCATGCAGAAGAAG CTTCAGAGCCTGCAGAGCGAGAACAGCAGCCTCCGCCGGCAGGGCCCCCCCAGCGCCCCCCCAGCCCCGGCCGTCTCCGAGTACGCGGACGTGCCCTCCGCCCGACGCCCCTCCTTGCGCAGCAGCCGGCCCATGTCGATGTACGAGACGGGGTCCGCCCAGAAGCCCTACCTGCCCCTGACCGAAGCCCCCTACCCGGAGGAGCCCCTCGGCCCCCGGCTGCAGCTCTTCCAT ATGTGCCGGCTGGAGAAACAGAGCAGCTTGCCCGAGGGGGACTACGACAACACGGGCCCTgtgctggagctggaggaggcggG GCTCACGAGGAAGTCCAGGCATCGGAGCCTCCTTGGGCCAGAGGGCAAGGACCCCCAGGCCCACCCCAGGCCCCCCAGCTTCCCCAGCACCGAGGACGTGATTCGGAAGACGGAGCAGATCACCAAGAACATCCAGGAGCTGCTGAGGGCGGCCCAGGAGAGCAAGCACGAGAG CTACGTCCCCTGCTCGGAGAGGATCCACCTGGCTGTGACGGAGATGGCCGCCCTCTTCCCCAAA AAGCCTCTGTCGGAGCTGGTGCGCACCCCCCTGCGCCTGCTGACCTCCAGCGCCTTCCGCCTGTACTCCGAGTGCGCCAAGGCCCTCCCGCCTGAGTCCTGCTCCACCGCCGACGTCCAGCTGGTCACCCAGCAGGTCATCCAGTGCGCCTACGACATTGCCAAGGCGGCCAAGCAGCTGGTCACCATCACCACCAAAGAGAACGCCAACTGA
- the GIT2 gene encoding ARF GTPase-activating protein GIT2 isoform X2: protein MSTQGAVGRRAPRGPIEPSWASVNRGVLLCDECCSVHRSLGRHISQVRHLKHTPWPATLLQMVETLYNNGANSIWEHSLLDPASVMSGRRKANPQDKVHPNKAEFIRAKYQMLAFVHRLPCRDDDSVTAKDLSKQLHSSVRTGNLETCLRLLSLGAQANFFHPEKGNTPLHVAAKTGQVLQAELLAVYGADPGTPDSCGKTPVDYARQGGHHELAERLVEIQYELTDRLAFYLCGRKPDHKGRQHFIIPQMADSLDVSALAKAAKKKLQLLNNHLFEELAMDVYDEVDRRETDAVWLATQNHSTLVTETTVVPFLPVNPEYSSTRNQGRQKLARFNAHEFATLVIDILGDAKRRQQGNPVPSATENVELVLKAVNSQQGLGGHDASDQPDYDSVASDEEGDLEGSSGKASRQKSLDSDLSDGPISAHEYLQVKKALVASEAKIQQLLKVNVNLSDELRTMQKKLQSLQSENSSLRRQGPPSAPPAPAVSEYADVPSARRPSLRSSRPMSMYETGSAQKPYLPLTEAPYPEEPLGPRLQLFHMCRLEKQSSLPEGDYDNTGPVLELEEAGLTRKSRHRSLLGPEGKDPQAHPRPPSFPSTEDVIRKTEQITKNIQELLRAAQESKHESYVPCSERIHLAVTEMAALFPKKPLSELVRTPLRLLTSSAFRLYSECAKALPPESCSTADVQLVTQQVIQCAYDIAKAAKQLVTITTKENAN from the exons ATGTCGACCCAGGGCGCCGTCGGCCGCCGCGCCCCTCGGGGACCAATCG AGCCGAGCTGGGCCTCCGTCAACCGCGGCGTCCTGCTGTGCGATGAGTGTTGCAGCGTCCACCGCAGCCTCGGCCGCCACATCTCCCAGGTGCGGCACCTGAAGCACACGCCCTGGCCCGCCACCCTCCTGCAG ATGGTGGAAACTTTATACAACAATGGTGCTAATTCCATCTGGGAGCACTCCCTGCTGGACCCGGCCTCGGTCATGAGTGGACGGCGCAAAGCAAACCCTCAGGACAAAGTGCA CCCCAACAAGGCGGAATTCATTCGGGCCAAATACCAGATGCTGGCCTTCGTCCACCGCTTGCCCTGCCGAGACGACGACAGCGTGACCGCCAAAGACCTCAGCAAG CAACTCCACTCCAGCGTCCGGACGGGCAACCTGGAGACCTGCTTGCGGCTCCTCTCGTTGGGCGCCCAGGCCAACTTCTTCCACCCG GAGAAGGGGAACACCCCACTCCACGTGGCAGCCAAGACGGGGCAGGTCCTGCAGGCGGAGTTGCTGGCCGTGTACGGAGCTGACCCCGGCACCCCAGACTCCTGCGGGAAGACCCCTGTGGATTACGCAAG GCAAGGAGGGCACCACGAGCTGGCCGAGCGCCTGGTGGAAATCCAGTACGAGCTGACCGACCGACTGGCGTTCTATCTCTGTGGCAGAAAACCAG ATCACAAAGGCAGGCAGCATTTTATCATACCTCAGATGGCAGACAG CTTGGACGTCTCGGCCCTGGCCAAAGCAGCCAAGAAGAAGCTCCAGTTG ctGAACAATCACCTGTTCGAAGAGCTGGCCATGGACGTCTACGACGAGGTGGACAGGCGGGAGACGGATGCAG TGTGGCTGGCGACCCAGAACCACAGCACCCTGGTCACCGAGACCACCGTGGTCCCCTTCCTCCCGGTCAACCCGGAGTATTCCTCAACCAGGAACCAG GGCAGGCAGAAACTGGCCCGCTTCAACGCCCACGAGTTCGCCACGCTGGTCATCGACATCCTGGGGGACGCCAAACGGAGGCAGCAGGGGAACCCCGTCCCAAGTGCCACAG AAAACGTGGAGCTGGTCCTCAAGGCGGTCAACAGCCAGCAGGGCTTGGGGGGTCACGATGCCTCCGACCAGCCCGACTATGACAGCGTGGCCTCCGACGAAGAAGGCGACCTGGAAGGCAGTTCGGGGAAGGCCTCTCGGcagaag AGCCTGGACTCGGACCTGTCGGACGGCCCCATCTCGGCCCACGAATACCTGCAGGTGAAAAAGGCCCTGGTGGCTTCGGAGGCGAAAATCCAGCAGCTTTTGAAGGTGAACGTCAACTTGAGCGATGAGCTGAGGACCATGCAGAAGAAG CTTCAGAGCCTGCAGAGCGAGAACAGCAGCCTCCGCCGGCAGGGCCCCCCCAGCGCCCCCCCAGCCCCGGCCGTCTCCGAGTACGCGGACGTGCCCTCCGCCCGACGCCCCTCCTTGCGCAGCAGCCGGCCCATGTCGATGTACGAGACGGGGTCCGCCCAGAAGCCCTACCTGCCCCTGACCGAAGCCCCCTACCCGGAGGAGCCCCTCGGCCCCCGGCTGCAGCTCTTCCAT ATGTGCCGGCTGGAGAAACAGAGCAGCTTGCCCGAGGGGGACTACGACAACACGGGCCCTgtgctggagctggaggaggcggG GCTCACGAGGAAGTCCAGGCATCGGAGCCTCCTTGGGCCAGAGGGCAAGGACCCCCAGGCCCACCCCAGGCCCCCCAGCTTCCCCAGCACCGAGGACGTGATTCGGAAGACGGAGCAGATCACCAAGAACATCCAGGAGCTGCTGAGGGCGGCCCAGGAGAGCAAGCACGAGAG CTACGTCCCCTGCTCGGAGAGGATCCACCTGGCTGTGACGGAGATGGCCGCCCTCTTCCCCAAA AAGCCTCTGTCGGAGCTGGTGCGCACCCCCCTGCGCCTGCTGACCTCCAGCGCCTTCCGCCTGTACTCCGAGTGCGCCAAGGCCCTCCCGCCTGAGTCCTGCTCCACCGCCGACGTCCAGCTGGTCACCCAGCAGGTCATCCAGTGCGCCTACGACATTGCCAAGGCGGCCAAGCAGCTGGTCACCATCACCACCAAAGAGAACGCCAACTGA
- the GIT2 gene encoding ARF GTPase-activating protein GIT2 isoform X6, giving the protein MSKRLRSSDVCADCSAAEPSWASVNRGVLLCDECCSVHRSLGRHISQVRHLKHTPWPATLLQMVETLYNNGANSIWEHSLLDPASVMSGRRKANPQDKVHPNKAEFIRAKYQMLAFVHRLPCRDDDSVTAKDLSKQLHSSVRTGNLETCLRLLSLGAQANFFHPEKGNTPLHVAAKTGQVLQAELLAVYGADPGTPDSCGKTPVDYARQGGHHELAERLVEIQYELTDRLAFYLCGRKPDHKGRQHFIIPQMADSLDVSALAKAAKKKLQLLNNHLFEELAMDVYDEVDRRETDAVWLATQNHSTLVTETTVVPFLPVNPEYSSTRNQGRQKLARFNAHEFATLVIDILGDAKRRQQGNPVPSATENVELVLKAVNSQQGLGGHDASDQPDYDSVASDEEGDLEGSSGKASRQKSLDSDLSDGPISAHEYLQVKKALVASEAKIQQLLKVNVNLSDELRTMQKKLQSLQSENSSLRRQGPPSAPPAPAVSEYADVPSARRPSLRSSRPMSMYETGSAQKPYLPLTEAPYPEEPLGPRLQLFHMCRLEKQSSLPEGDYDNTGPVLELEEAGLTRKSRHRSLLGPEGKDPQAHPRPPSFPSTEDVIRKTEQITKNIQELLRAAQESKHESYVPCSERIHLAVTEMAALFPKKPLSELVRTPLRLLTSSAFRLYSECAKALPPESCSTADVQLVTQQVIQCAYDIAKAAKQLVTITTKENAN; this is encoded by the exons ATGTCCAAGCGGCTGCGGAGCAGCGACGTCTGCGCGGATTGCAGCGCCGCCG AGCCGAGCTGGGCCTCCGTCAACCGCGGCGTCCTGCTGTGCGATGAGTGTTGCAGCGTCCACCGCAGCCTCGGCCGCCACATCTCCCAGGTGCGGCACCTGAAGCACACGCCCTGGCCCGCCACCCTCCTGCAG ATGGTGGAAACTTTATACAACAATGGTGCTAATTCCATCTGGGAGCACTCCCTGCTGGACCCGGCCTCGGTCATGAGTGGACGGCGCAAAGCAAACCCTCAGGACAAAGTGCA CCCCAACAAGGCGGAATTCATTCGGGCCAAATACCAGATGCTGGCCTTCGTCCACCGCTTGCCCTGCCGAGACGACGACAGCGTGACCGCCAAAGACCTCAGCAAG CAACTCCACTCCAGCGTCCGGACGGGCAACCTGGAGACCTGCTTGCGGCTCCTCTCGTTGGGCGCCCAGGCCAACTTCTTCCACCCG GAGAAGGGGAACACCCCACTCCACGTGGCAGCCAAGACGGGGCAGGTCCTGCAGGCGGAGTTGCTGGCCGTGTACGGAGCTGACCCCGGCACCCCAGACTCCTGCGGGAAGACCCCTGTGGATTACGCAAG GCAAGGAGGGCACCACGAGCTGGCCGAGCGCCTGGTGGAAATCCAGTACGAGCTGACCGACCGACTGGCGTTCTATCTCTGTGGCAGAAAACCAG ATCACAAAGGCAGGCAGCATTTTATCATACCTCAGATGGCAGACAG CTTGGACGTCTCGGCCCTGGCCAAAGCAGCCAAGAAGAAGCTCCAGTTG ctGAACAATCACCTGTTCGAAGAGCTGGCCATGGACGTCTACGACGAGGTGGACAGGCGGGAGACGGATGCAG TGTGGCTGGCGACCCAGAACCACAGCACCCTGGTCACCGAGACCACCGTGGTCCCCTTCCTCCCGGTCAACCCGGAGTATTCCTCAACCAGGAACCAG GGCAGGCAGAAACTGGCCCGCTTCAACGCCCACGAGTTCGCCACGCTGGTCATCGACATCCTGGGGGACGCCAAACGGAGGCAGCAGGGGAACCCCGTCCCAAGTGCCACAG AAAACGTGGAGCTGGTCCTCAAGGCGGTCAACAGCCAGCAGGGCTTGGGGGGTCACGATGCCTCCGACCAGCCCGACTATGACAGCGTGGCCTCCGACGAAGAAGGCGACCTGGAAGGCAGTTCGGGGAAGGCCTCTCGGcagaag AGCCTGGACTCGGACCTGTCGGACGGCCCCATCTCGGCCCACGAATACCTGCAGGTGAAAAAGGCCCTGGTGGCTTCGGAGGCGAAAATCCAGCAGCTTTTGAAGGTGAACGTCAACTTGAGCGATGAGCTGAGGACCATGCAGAAGAAG CTTCAGAGCCTGCAGAGCGAGAACAGCAGCCTCCGCCGGCAGGGCCCCCCCAGCGCCCCCCCAGCCCCGGCCGTCTCCGAGTACGCGGACGTGCCCTCCGCCCGACGCCCCTCCTTGCGCAGCAGCCGGCCCATGTCGATGTACGAGACGGGGTCCGCCCAGAAGCCCTACCTGCCCCTGACCGAAGCCCCCTACCCGGAGGAGCCCCTCGGCCCCCGGCTGCAGCTCTTCCAT ATGTGCCGGCTGGAGAAACAGAGCAGCTTGCCCGAGGGGGACTACGACAACACGGGCCCTgtgctggagctggaggaggcggG GCTCACGAGGAAGTCCAGGCATCGGAGCCTCCTTGGGCCAGAGGGCAAGGACCCCCAGGCCCACCCCAGGCCCCCCAGCTTCCCCAGCACCGAGGACGTGATTCGGAAGACGGAGCAGATCACCAAGAACATCCAGGAGCTGCTGAGGGCGGCCCAGGAGAGCAAGCACGAGAG CTACGTCCCCTGCTCGGAGAGGATCCACCTGGCTGTGACGGAGATGGCCGCCCTCTTCCCCAAA AAGCCTCTGTCGGAGCTGGTGCGCACCCCCCTGCGCCTGCTGACCTCCAGCGCCTTCCGCCTGTACTCCGAGTGCGCCAAGGCCCTCCCGCCTGAGTCCTGCTCCACCGCCGACGTCCAGCTGGTCACCCAGCAGGTCATCCAGTGCGCCTACGACATTGCCAAGGCGGCCAAGCAGCTGGTCACCATCACCACCAAAGAGAACGCCAACTGA
- the GIT2 gene encoding ARF GTPase-activating protein GIT2 isoform X3: protein MSTQGAVGRRAPRGPIEPSWASVNRGVLLCDECCSVHRSLGRHISQVRHLKHTPWPATLLQMVETLYNNGANSIWEHSLLDPASVMSGRRKANPQDKVHPNKAEFIRAKYQMLAFVHRLPCRDDDSVTAKDLSKQLHSSVRTGNLETCLRLLSLGAQANFFHPEKGNTPLHVAAKTGQVLQAELLAVYGADPGTPDSCGKTPVDYARQGGHHELAERLVEIQYELTDRLAFYLCGRKPDHKGRQHFIIPQMADSSLDVSALAKAAKKKLQLLNNHLFEELAMDVYDEVDRRETDAVWLATQNHSTLVTETTVVPFLPVNPEYSSTRNQGRQKLARFNAHEFATLVIDILGDAKRRQQGNPVPSATENVELVLKAVNSQQGLGGHDASDQPDYDSVASDEEGDLEGSSGKASRQKSLDSDLSDGPISAHEYLQVKKALVASEAKIQQLLKLQSLQSENSSLRRQGPPSAPPAPAVSEYADVPSARRPSLRSSRPMSMYETGSAQKPYLPLTEAPYPEEPLGPRLQLFHMCRLEKQSSLPEGDYDNTGPVLELEEAGLTRKSRHRSLLGPEGKDPQAHPRPPSFPSTEDVIRKTEQITKNIQELLRAAQESKHESYVPCSERIHLAVTEMAALFPKKPLSELVRTPLRLLTSSAFRLYSECAKALPPESCSTADVQLVTQQVIQCAYDIAKAAKQLVTITTKENAN from the exons ATGTCGACCCAGGGCGCCGTCGGCCGCCGCGCCCCTCGGGGACCAATCG AGCCGAGCTGGGCCTCCGTCAACCGCGGCGTCCTGCTGTGCGATGAGTGTTGCAGCGTCCACCGCAGCCTCGGCCGCCACATCTCCCAGGTGCGGCACCTGAAGCACACGCCCTGGCCCGCCACCCTCCTGCAG ATGGTGGAAACTTTATACAACAATGGTGCTAATTCCATCTGGGAGCACTCCCTGCTGGACCCGGCCTCGGTCATGAGTGGACGGCGCAAAGCAAACCCTCAGGACAAAGTGCA CCCCAACAAGGCGGAATTCATTCGGGCCAAATACCAGATGCTGGCCTTCGTCCACCGCTTGCCCTGCCGAGACGACGACAGCGTGACCGCCAAAGACCTCAGCAAG CAACTCCACTCCAGCGTCCGGACGGGCAACCTGGAGACCTGCTTGCGGCTCCTCTCGTTGGGCGCCCAGGCCAACTTCTTCCACCCG GAGAAGGGGAACACCCCACTCCACGTGGCAGCCAAGACGGGGCAGGTCCTGCAGGCGGAGTTGCTGGCCGTGTACGGAGCTGACCCCGGCACCCCAGACTCCTGCGGGAAGACCCCTGTGGATTACGCAAG GCAAGGAGGGCACCACGAGCTGGCCGAGCGCCTGGTGGAAATCCAGTACGAGCTGACCGACCGACTGGCGTTCTATCTCTGTGGCAGAAAACCAG ATCACAAAGGCAGGCAGCATTTTATCATACCTCAGATGGCAGACAG CAGCTTGGACGTCTCGGCCCTGGCCAAAGCAGCCAAGAAGAAGCTCCAGTTG ctGAACAATCACCTGTTCGAAGAGCTGGCCATGGACGTCTACGACGAGGTGGACAGGCGGGAGACGGATGCAG TGTGGCTGGCGACCCAGAACCACAGCACCCTGGTCACCGAGACCACCGTGGTCCCCTTCCTCCCGGTCAACCCGGAGTATTCCTCAACCAGGAACCAG GGCAGGCAGAAACTGGCCCGCTTCAACGCCCACGAGTTCGCCACGCTGGTCATCGACATCCTGGGGGACGCCAAACGGAGGCAGCAGGGGAACCCCGTCCCAAGTGCCACAG AAAACGTGGAGCTGGTCCTCAAGGCGGTCAACAGCCAGCAGGGCTTGGGGGGTCACGATGCCTCCGACCAGCCCGACTATGACAGCGTGGCCTCCGACGAAGAAGGCGACCTGGAAGGCAGTTCGGGGAAGGCCTCTCGGcagaag AGCCTGGACTCGGACCTGTCGGACGGCCCCATCTCGGCCCACGAATACCTGCAGGTGAAAAAGGCCCTGGTGGCTTCGGAGGCGAAAATCCAGCAGCTTTTGAAG CTTCAGAGCCTGCAGAGCGAGAACAGCAGCCTCCGCCGGCAGGGCCCCCCCAGCGCCCCCCCAGCCCCGGCCGTCTCCGAGTACGCGGACGTGCCCTCCGCCCGACGCCCCTCCTTGCGCAGCAGCCGGCCCATGTCGATGTACGAGACGGGGTCCGCCCAGAAGCCCTACCTGCCCCTGACCGAAGCCCCCTACCCGGAGGAGCCCCTCGGCCCCCGGCTGCAGCTCTTCCAT ATGTGCCGGCTGGAGAAACAGAGCAGCTTGCCCGAGGGGGACTACGACAACACGGGCCCTgtgctggagctggaggaggcggG GCTCACGAGGAAGTCCAGGCATCGGAGCCTCCTTGGGCCAGAGGGCAAGGACCCCCAGGCCCACCCCAGGCCCCCCAGCTTCCCCAGCACCGAGGACGTGATTCGGAAGACGGAGCAGATCACCAAGAACATCCAGGAGCTGCTGAGGGCGGCCCAGGAGAGCAAGCACGAGAG CTACGTCCCCTGCTCGGAGAGGATCCACCTGGCTGTGACGGAGATGGCCGCCCTCTTCCCCAAA AAGCCTCTGTCGGAGCTGGTGCGCACCCCCCTGCGCCTGCTGACCTCCAGCGCCTTCCGCCTGTACTCCGAGTGCGCCAAGGCCCTCCCGCCTGAGTCCTGCTCCACCGCCGACGTCCAGCTGGTCACCCAGCAGGTCATCCAGTGCGCCTACGACATTGCCAAGGCGGCCAAGCAGCTGGTCACCATCACCACCAAAGAGAACGCCAACTGA
- the GIT2 gene encoding ARF GTPase-activating protein GIT2 isoform X4, producing the protein MSTQGAVGRRAPRGPIEPSWASVNRGVLLCDECCSVHRSLGRHISQVRHLKHTPWPATLLQMVETLYNNGANSIWEHSLLDPASVMSGRRKANPQDKVHPNKAEFIRAKYQMLAFVHRLPCRDDDSVTAKDLSKQLHSSVRTGNLETCLRLLSLGAQANFFHPEKGNTPLHVAAKTGQVLQAELLAVYGADPGTPDSCGKTPVDYARQGGHHELAERLVEIQYELTDRLAFYLCGRKPDHKGRQHFIIPQMADSLDVSALAKAAKKKLQLLNNHLFEELAMDVYDEVDRRETDAVWLATQNHSTLVTETTVVPFLPVNPEYSSTRNQGRQKLARFNAHEFATLVIDILGDAKRRQQGNPVPSATENVELVLKAVNSQQGLGGHDASDQPDYDSVASDEEGDLEGSSGKASRQKSLDSDLSDGPISAHEYLQVKKALVASEAKIQQLLKLQSLQSENSSLRRQGPPSAPPAPAVSEYADVPSARRPSLRSSRPMSMYETGSAQKPYLPLTEAPYPEEPLGPRLQLFHMCRLEKQSSLPEGDYDNTGPVLELEEAGLTRKSRHRSLLGPEGKDPQAHPRPPSFPSTEDVIRKTEQITKNIQELLRAAQESKHESYVPCSERIHLAVTEMAALFPKKPLSELVRTPLRLLTSSAFRLYSECAKALPPESCSTADVQLVTQQVIQCAYDIAKAAKQLVTITTKENAN; encoded by the exons ATGTCGACCCAGGGCGCCGTCGGCCGCCGCGCCCCTCGGGGACCAATCG AGCCGAGCTGGGCCTCCGTCAACCGCGGCGTCCTGCTGTGCGATGAGTGTTGCAGCGTCCACCGCAGCCTCGGCCGCCACATCTCCCAGGTGCGGCACCTGAAGCACACGCCCTGGCCCGCCACCCTCCTGCAG ATGGTGGAAACTTTATACAACAATGGTGCTAATTCCATCTGGGAGCACTCCCTGCTGGACCCGGCCTCGGTCATGAGTGGACGGCGCAAAGCAAACCCTCAGGACAAAGTGCA CCCCAACAAGGCGGAATTCATTCGGGCCAAATACCAGATGCTGGCCTTCGTCCACCGCTTGCCCTGCCGAGACGACGACAGCGTGACCGCCAAAGACCTCAGCAAG CAACTCCACTCCAGCGTCCGGACGGGCAACCTGGAGACCTGCTTGCGGCTCCTCTCGTTGGGCGCCCAGGCCAACTTCTTCCACCCG GAGAAGGGGAACACCCCACTCCACGTGGCAGCCAAGACGGGGCAGGTCCTGCAGGCGGAGTTGCTGGCCGTGTACGGAGCTGACCCCGGCACCCCAGACTCCTGCGGGAAGACCCCTGTGGATTACGCAAG GCAAGGAGGGCACCACGAGCTGGCCGAGCGCCTGGTGGAAATCCAGTACGAGCTGACCGACCGACTGGCGTTCTATCTCTGTGGCAGAAAACCAG ATCACAAAGGCAGGCAGCATTTTATCATACCTCAGATGGCAGACAG CTTGGACGTCTCGGCCCTGGCCAAAGCAGCCAAGAAGAAGCTCCAGTTG ctGAACAATCACCTGTTCGAAGAGCTGGCCATGGACGTCTACGACGAGGTGGACAGGCGGGAGACGGATGCAG TGTGGCTGGCGACCCAGAACCACAGCACCCTGGTCACCGAGACCACCGTGGTCCCCTTCCTCCCGGTCAACCCGGAGTATTCCTCAACCAGGAACCAG GGCAGGCAGAAACTGGCCCGCTTCAACGCCCACGAGTTCGCCACGCTGGTCATCGACATCCTGGGGGACGCCAAACGGAGGCAGCAGGGGAACCCCGTCCCAAGTGCCACAG AAAACGTGGAGCTGGTCCTCAAGGCGGTCAACAGCCAGCAGGGCTTGGGGGGTCACGATGCCTCCGACCAGCCCGACTATGACAGCGTGGCCTCCGACGAAGAAGGCGACCTGGAAGGCAGTTCGGGGAAGGCCTCTCGGcagaag AGCCTGGACTCGGACCTGTCGGACGGCCCCATCTCGGCCCACGAATACCTGCAGGTGAAAAAGGCCCTGGTGGCTTCGGAGGCGAAAATCCAGCAGCTTTTGAAG CTTCAGAGCCTGCAGAGCGAGAACAGCAGCCTCCGCCGGCAGGGCCCCCCCAGCGCCCCCCCAGCCCCGGCCGTCTCCGAGTACGCGGACGTGCCCTCCGCCCGACGCCCCTCCTTGCGCAGCAGCCGGCCCATGTCGATGTACGAGACGGGGTCCGCCCAGAAGCCCTACCTGCCCCTGACCGAAGCCCCCTACCCGGAGGAGCCCCTCGGCCCCCGGCTGCAGCTCTTCCAT ATGTGCCGGCTGGAGAAACAGAGCAGCTTGCCCGAGGGGGACTACGACAACACGGGCCCTgtgctggagctggaggaggcggG GCTCACGAGGAAGTCCAGGCATCGGAGCCTCCTTGGGCCAGAGGGCAAGGACCCCCAGGCCCACCCCAGGCCCCCCAGCTTCCCCAGCACCGAGGACGTGATTCGGAAGACGGAGCAGATCACCAAGAACATCCAGGAGCTGCTGAGGGCGGCCCAGGAGAGCAAGCACGAGAG CTACGTCCCCTGCTCGGAGAGGATCCACCTGGCTGTGACGGAGATGGCCGCCCTCTTCCCCAAA AAGCCTCTGTCGGAGCTGGTGCGCACCCCCCTGCGCCTGCTGACCTCCAGCGCCTTCCGCCTGTACTCCGAGTGCGCCAAGGCCCTCCCGCCTGAGTCCTGCTCCACCGCCGACGTCCAGCTGGTCACCCAGCAGGTCATCCAGTGCGCCTACGACATTGCCAAGGCGGCCAAGCAGCTGGTCACCATCACCACCAAAGAGAACGCCAACTGA